The nucleotide sequence ATACACTGCGAAGGCGGGCGAACCTACGAGCTGAAACACATAAGCGGAGGGCATGTAGCCCACACCATTAAGGCTGTATGCTTATCCAATCCAAGTCGGAAGATCTGCTTCGACTTTGTGCcagcttttaaatttttggcaTCGGAGTGGCTCCGTGTTTTTCCCCAACACCCGAATGAGGATCGCAACTGGTACGCCGTGCCCTGTAAAATCCGAACTCCCAATGTTCCGGATGATCCTCTTTCTTTCATCGTCTGTGCTCCTCACTGGGAGCGAATGGTCCTGAGCAAGAAGCAGAACCTCAAGGACGGATTGCGGCTAATGAAAGCTTTACGGGATGCCAATGATATGCCCATGATCTTCAGTTACACAATCAAGAGTCTCTTCTTGAACGCGACCAAAAAAAGAATGATAAGATATAACAAAGCGCCAGGACTAGTTCTAATTCGAGTAAGTGTTATTGACTACTAGAGTTAAACTTTCATAATTATGCTTTCAAATCAGGCGATTCTCCTTATGGCAAAGTTTCTTCGGAGGGGATTTCTTCCGTTTTACTTGGTGCCGGATGCTAGCGTTTTGGAGCACATTGGCGTGGAACAAAGAAGGGATTATGTTCGAAAACTATACCGAATCGTAAAACGACTCATCAAGTGTCGGGATAGGAAATGCATGAGTCCAGATGATATGCAGTTCATTTTTGGAATGCAGTACTGATGACAAAATTTGTTATATCGCCATATCCAGTTTGTTTGCTAAGAAACCAGAAGATATTTCAAATGTTGTTCTAAAGTTATCATCGAATTCTTTCAACTCTAGCTCTCAGAAGCcttttatatttaactttttctaTGTACAAGAGTTTTCCTTTAAGGGTTTAAGTGTCAGTAAATCTTCTTTATTGCTGTTCCTTTGCTTTTGTCTGCTTTTCGGGGAGTGAGCTCAGATCCAATTTGAAATCAATGGGTTTGTCGTAGCCCATGATTTTAACATAGTGCTCGGGATCGTCAAAAAGGGCGGGGTCCACGAAAAGGGGTCGTTTGTTGACCAGAAAAGAGGTGAACATGCCGGGAACCTCTGGAACAACCACATCGTTGGGTCGGAATTTCGTCTGGAGAAGAAATGCCATATTAGCTGGAGATGTTAGCCATTACCACCCATGTACCCACCTTGATCTTCTGCAGAAGTAGGGATATTGTGGTGGCTGTGTACTCCTCCGTTTGGGGATTATAATGCAGTTCCGTCACGTATTTCTTGGTGATGAAGTGCAGCAGCAGTGGGGTGACAAAGGTGAAGAACCCACCGATGGTGCAGAGGAATATGCCCATTCCAGTTCCTCCTATTTTCATTCCCTGTTCGAGGAGAATTGGCTGGGCGGCCAAGCCGGCTAGGCTGGTGCTGAGCGAAAAGAACTTGACCACCTTCATCCGGGGAGCCAGAGTTCCATAGTAAATCCGCTGCAGTCCATCCTCGGAATCCGTTTTCGTTGACTTCACCGAAAGGCACCTGTATTGCTCGAGTTTTTGTGATTGCAATTGCAGGGGTTTTGCTAAACTGAAGCCGGCGATGCATCTGCAGTTCTGTTGGAGGGAAATCTGACGAGGGGCATTTCCCAGGGCTATGGCAAATTGCCTCCCTCTTGGTAGCGCTGCTCGTAAACTTAACATGATGTATTTTTCTAgttttaattgaaataaacAGATGTTTTTTTGAACGTTGAATAACACGAGCTGCTGTGGGTAATGCACTAAAAAATCCCAAGCACGAGTGAGAACTCTTTTAAAATATACCAGCTAAAGTTAAATACCAAAGAGGGTTAGGTCGGTCACATTGTTCTCGTAACGGAAATTTAAATGCGAAAAAAACTACAAGGTGCTGTGGTTCTATGATGTACCACATATTTTTATGTGGCAGTTAATAGCAAGTTTTTCTTGTTGTTCATTGATTTACTTTCGTTTATCTTATGGAAGTCTGTTAATACAACAGCAGTACTCAACGTGTAAGTATATAAACTTAGTACATCGGTTGCATAAACCACtggaaaacaaaaatatataatttaaaaaaatattataaattagtatacatatatgtaataAAATCTAGATAAAGACCCGACAAGCAAGAAAAACCAAATGGGTGATTACAACAAGTCAGTAAGTTTTAGAACTGAAGAGGGTTTTGTAATACCACTGATAATGGTATCTTTACTCGGTTGACACGTTTCTAAAACACATTAAATCGGTGACCCATTTTAAAGCTTTTGTGCCTGGGTTCCTTTTTTACCAACGATATCCCAACAATAGAGCTAATACTTTGGCAAAGGTCGAGTGCGTACTGGAGATTGTAATTGATTAACAATGAGCGGGGCGGGGCCACGCCCGTTTGCGGTGTTATCCGAAAACCAAAAACACACAGAAAACTGGCATGTGGAATCGAATTAATATGCTCGAATTAATGGCAACTGATgcgggggcgtggcagctGGGGCTCTAGTTACCACTGCTACATGCAATTTGTCGCTGTTGGCGGTGACCGGCGCCTGAccacatttttaatttatgttgCTTTAATTGTTTAAATGGAATGGCACACACGCCGAGGTTATGGTTACACACAGAGCTCTCCGCCATggttgtattttattttttagccCCATCAATTGTTGGACTAGTGTGCCAAGTGCACGCCCGACTGAGCTGCACTTTCAGAACCATGTCCAGTTGGCCAACCCATACCCTCTGAAACCCATTCCCATCGCCCACTTCCCAAGGACTCCCCTTTGGAGTCCGGCAGTTGAGTGACAGGCGGGCGGAGATCTTGAAATTGCTTTAATGCAGCGGCCTCCGGTTTCATTGGGCTGCATTCAGGCGTCACTAATCAACAATTTTCAAAGTGACCAAAAATCACATTTGATTTTGAATTGCCCCAGTCATGTGGCTCCGTATCTCCCTCTCTATCCATCATCCCTGAATCCTGCAATCCTTTTGTTATCCGTGCCTTTTGTTGTCATTTCATTATTGTTATTTCATGCATCATATTCATTCCACGACTATGGTTGCACCGAAAAAATTCAGGCCACTGAGTTATGCCAAGTATTTGGAGTGAAGTCTTTAAAAACATGTTTGGTAATGAACTATATACATATTTGACATATAAACTGCCATGTccctttaaaataattttaattgacaattttatttgtatgttaattttgctaa is from Drosophila suzukii chromosome 3, CBGP_Dsuzu_IsoJpt1.0, whole genome shotgun sequence and encodes:
- the LOC108006833 gene encoding cyclic GMP-AMP synthase-like receptor is translated as MMESSKEKPLSFGAGIEFVLDMISIDAEDRQTFKEDAQQIENEFIRAISRRDPFFASAFRGLSLTGSNLDNVKINLPDEFDMLTTIQLPCKVEPVPLIGQPNYVLLRVKGDNIPYHLANHQGQDYYISRRKIQAWFRDNVSEVIPEIKYIHCEGGRTYELKHISGGHVAHTIKAVCLSNPSRKICFDFVPAFKFLASEWLRVFPQHPNEDRNWYAVPCKIRTPNVPDDPLSFIVCAPHWERMVLSKKQNLKDGLRLMKALRDANDMPMIFSYTIKSLFLNATKKRMIRYNKAPGLVLIRAILLMAKFLRRGFLPFYLVPDASVLEHIGVEQRRDYVRKLYRIVKRLIKCRDRKCMSPDDMQFIFGMQY
- the LOC108006834 gene encoding transmembrane protein 70 homolog, mitochondrial, with protein sequence MLSLRAALPRGRQFAIALGNAPRQISLQQNCRCIAGFSLAKPLQLQSQKLEQYRCLSVKSTKTDSEDGLQRIYYGTLAPRMKVVKFFSLSTSLAGLAAQPILLEQGMKIGGTGMGIFLCTIGGFFTFVTPLLLHFITKKYVTELHYNPQTEEYTATTISLLLQKIKTKFRPNDVVVPEVPGMFTSFLVNKRPLFVDPALFDDPEHYVKIMGYDKPIDFKLDLSSLPEKQTKAKEQQ